A stretch of Marinobacter sp. F4206 DNA encodes these proteins:
- a CDS encoding ATP-grasp domain-containing protein, with translation MKSRILVLDGNQRASLAAVRSLGSRDLWVAVGESASTSMAGFSRYCSKMVTYPDPYDSPRLFFEAVLNLIDEFNISFLLPITEATTYAVLQYRNELPGHVTLPFPTNGAVEQLANKNELFKFAASKGIPIPETLFCKDAEEGLRALKAIDRFPVVLKPFKSKILEGDRIISTRVLIAESAEEARSLLKSHSFFSYPFTIQSFIVGTGQGVFALFDHGEAVCYFSHRRLREKPPGGGVSVLSESAPIDDALKVSSEQLLGSVGWHGVAMVEFRVADEGTGYLMEVNPRFWGSLQLAIDSGIDFPWWLYLVCTEQQMPEIKWQQRRVRWILGDLDRLLIILKSPSTRYSLREKLAEIVRFFQPGLRTRHEVNRWNDLNPFWFELKQYLRALKG, from the coding sequence ATGAAATCCAGAATCCTGGTGCTTGATGGGAACCAGCGGGCATCTCTGGCGGCGGTGAGGTCTCTCGGTTCCAGGGATCTGTGGGTGGCCGTCGGGGAAAGCGCTTCGACCTCCATGGCGGGGTTCTCCCGCTATTGCAGCAAAATGGTGACGTATCCCGATCCGTATGATTCACCGCGTCTTTTCTTTGAGGCGGTGTTGAACCTGATCGACGAATTCAACATCTCTTTTCTGCTCCCCATTACCGAAGCCACCACCTACGCCGTCCTGCAATACCGCAACGAGCTACCAGGCCATGTAACCCTTCCCTTTCCAACCAACGGGGCGGTTGAACAGCTGGCCAACAAGAACGAATTGTTTAAGTTTGCGGCCAGCAAGGGTATTCCCATTCCTGAAACCCTGTTTTGTAAAGATGCCGAAGAAGGGTTAAGGGCGTTAAAGGCCATAGACCGCTTTCCGGTCGTGTTAAAGCCCTTCAAATCGAAGATTCTGGAGGGCGACCGAATTATCTCAACACGGGTTCTGATCGCTGAATCCGCGGAAGAAGCGCGTTCTCTTCTAAAGTCCCACAGCTTCTTCTCATATCCGTTCACGATCCAGTCTTTCATTGTGGGGACTGGCCAGGGCGTGTTCGCACTTTTCGATCATGGTGAAGCGGTGTGCTACTTCTCTCACCGCAGGCTCCGTGAAAAACCTCCAGGGGGTGGCGTGAGTGTCTTGAGCGAGTCCGCCCCCATAGATGACGCGTTGAAGGTCTCATCTGAACAGCTTCTCGGAAGCGTCGGATGGCACGGTGTGGCTATGGTTGAGTTTCGGGTGGCGGACGAAGGGACTGGCTATTTAATGGAGGTAAACCCGCGCTTTTGGGGTTCCCTTCAATTGGCCATCGACTCCGGGATCGACTTTCCCTGGTGGTTGTATCTGGTATGCACGGAACAGCAGATGCCGGAAATAAAGTGGCAGCAGAGACGAGTGCGCTGGATCCTTGGAGATCTCGATCGGCTCTTAATCATCTTGAAGTCACCCAGCACCAGATACTCTCTGAGGGAAAAGCTGGCCGAGATTGTGCGTTTCTTTCAGCCCGGGCTGCGAACCCGGCATGAAGTCAATAGATGGAACGATCTCAACCCTTTCTGGTTTGAACTCAAACAGTACTTGCGTGCATTGAAGGGATGA